The following proteins come from a genomic window of Panicum hallii strain FIL2 chromosome 8, PHallii_v3.1, whole genome shotgun sequence:
- the LOC112902023 gene encoding barwin-like, producing MAAGRMLTGGGRRVALVAALLCAAAAAAAAQQASGVRATYNYYRPQNINWDLNAASAYCATWDAGKSLEWRSRYGWTAFCGPAGPTGQAACGQCLQVTNSATGASITVRIVDQCSNGGLDLDYDTAFSKIDTNGDGVRDGHLTVSYQFVNCGDN from the exons ATGGCGGCCGGGAGGATGCTGACCGGAGGAGGAAGGCGGGTGgcgctggtggcggcgctgctgtgcgcggcggcggcggccgccgcggcgcagCAGGCGTCCGGCGTGCGCGCCACCTACAACTACTATCGCCCGCAGAACATCAACTGGGACCTGAACGCCGCCAGCGCGTACTGCGCCACCTGGGACGCCGGCAAGTCGCTCGAGTGGCGCAGCAGGTACGGCTGGACCGCCTTCTGCGGGCCCGCCGGCCCCACCGGCCAGGCCGCGTGCGGGCAGTGCCTCCAG GTGACGAACTCGGCGACGGGCGCGTCGATCACGGTGAGGATCGTGGACCAGTGCAGCAACGGCGGGCTGGACCTGGACTACGACACGGCGTTCAGCAAGATCGACACCAACGGGGACGGCGTCCGGGACGGCCACCTCACCGTCAGCTACCAGTTCGTCAACTGCGGCGACAACTGA
- the LOC112903829 gene encoding uncharacterized protein LOC112903829 produces METEATQQPPPGSSAVTAAYPRSVLLKHYAEDVDVGSCPAADARTLAVSRTSTGHPVAVSLSLAAPPALSSVRVHFPRGVEGATGYVFAAHGDSLLICAYFKEGYRGGRPNYFVYDAGAASAEPPGQPSLFLLPPHWLAEQGPGSEGRSRGGGAPAWRFRDKRGTGLLRRGEDEPSSRCSAAASGASSSQRWSSTTTARTTGTRTRTRCCPRGQPTPSFPSATRSSAGSTSTSASSSEA; encoded by the exons atgGAAACCGAGGCGACGCAGCAGCCACCCCCCGGCTCGTCGGCAGTCACCGCCGCCTACCCCCGGTCGGTGCTGCTCAAGCACTACGCCGAAGACGTGGACGTGGGTTCCTGCCCCGCTGCCGACGCCAGGACGCTGGCGGTCTCCCGCACCTCCACCGGCCACCCCGTCGCCGTCTCCCTCAGCctcgcggcgccgccggcgctctCGTCCGTGCGCGTCCACTTCCCGCGCGGAGTCGAGGGCGCCACCGGCTACGTCTTCGCAGCCCACGGCGACTCCCTTCTCATCTGCGCTTATTTCAAGGAAGGGTACCGCGGCGGCAGACCCAACTACTTCGTCTACGACGcgggcgccgcctccgccgagCCCCCGGGGCAGCCGTCGCTGTTCCTGCTGCCGCCGCACTGGCTCGCCGAGCAGGGGCCGGGATCGGAAGGGCGgagccgaggcggcggcgcccctGCGTGGCGTTTTCGGGACAAGCGAGGCACCGGACTCCTGCGCCGCGGGGAGGACGA gcCGAGCTCACGCTGTTCCGCCGCGGCCAGTGGAGCGTCGAGCAGCCAGCGGTGGTCATCCACCACGACAGCCAGGACGACGGGGACGAGGACGAGGACCCGCTGCTGTCCTCGTGGTCAACCCACACCGTCCTTCCCGTCGGCGACGCGCAGCTCTGCTGGGTCGACCAGCACCTCGGCCTCCTCTTCTGAAGCGTGA
- the LOC112902896 gene encoding barwin-like, with product MAEIAGARALAVAALLCAAAAAAAAQQASNVRATYHLYNPAENGWDLNRVGAYCATWDAGRPPAWRQQYGWTAFCGPAGPRGQAACGQCIRVTNRGTGASVTARIVDQCSNGGLDLDFETVFKRIDTDGRGFQMGHLDVDYQFVGC from the exons ATGGCGGAGATCGCCGGTGCGCGGGCGCTCGCGGTGGCCGCCCTCCtctgcgccgcggcggcggcggccgcggcgcagCAGGCGTCCAACGTCCGCGCGACGTACCACCTGTACAACCCGGCGGAGAACGGGTGGGATCTGAACCGCGTCGGCGCCTACTGCGCCACCTGGGACGCCGGCAGGCCGCCGGCGTGGCGGCAGCAGTACGGCTGGACCGCCTTCTGCGGGCCCGCAGGACCCAGGGGCCAGGCCGCCTGTGGCCAGTGCATCCGG GTAACGAACCGCGGGACGGGGGCGTCGGTCACGGCGAGGATCGTGGACCAATGCAGCAACGGCGGGCTGGACCTGGACTTCGAGACGGTGTTCAAGAGGATCGACACCGACGGCCGCGGCTTCCAGATGGGGCACCTCGACGTCGACTACCAGTTCGTCGGATGCTGA
- the LOC112902464 gene encoding barwin-like, translated as MAAITGGRAALAVAALLCAMLAVAAAQQASNVRATYHLYNPAQNGWDLNRVSAYCATWDANKPLSWRQKYGWTAFCGPSGPRGQASCGKCIKVTNRATRASTVARIVDQCSNGGLDLDFETVFKKIDTNGQGYQMGHLNVDYQFVSC; from the exons ATGGCGGCGATCACCGGCGGAAGGGCGGCGCTCGCGGTGGCCGCGCTCCTCTGCGCCATGTTGGCAGTGGCCGCTGCGCAGCAGGCGTCCAACGTGCGCGCGACGTACCACCTGTACAACCCGGCGCAGAACGGCTGGGACCTCAACCGCGTCAGCGCCTACTGCGCCACGTGGGACGCCAACAAGCCACTGTCGTGGCGCCAGAAGTACGGCTGGACCGCCTTCTGCGGGCCCTCAGGCCCTAGGGGCCAGGCCTCCTGCGGCAAGTGCATCAAG GTGACCAACCGTGCGACGAGGGCGTCGACGGTGGCGAGGATCGTGGACCAGTGCAGCAACGGCGGGCTGGACCTGGACTTCGAGACGGTGTTCAAGAAGATCGACACCAACGGGCAGGGCTACCAGATGGGACACCTCAACGTCGACTACCAGTTCGTCTCCTGCTGA